The Corvus hawaiiensis isolate bCorHaw1 chromosome 10, bCorHaw1.pri.cur, whole genome shotgun sequence genome includes a window with the following:
- the HPS3 gene encoding Hermansky-Pudlak syndrome 3 protein isoform X1: MVQLYNLHPFGSQRVVPCKQEPAHFCCGQDVLFVASTAASCRVEVFAVREQGRCEALGSFATLGPVLRMAHSSAGDYLVTIEEKSKATFLRAYMNWRCMSSGSARVCVRMVGHKMEESYSETLKEQMSVVEMPLSDPPLCISCCPVNGDLLVGCKNKLVMFCLKYLVINQNLTVLDFERSLILHTDNLIPAEVAFCARHIAVTTELDVLILKLELVQQSADRTKQCAQGVSAPEKAEDGGVRDESPSTHTLQLELDEFIVCQKPVELLGEESKLCEIPITLESTELPTEDTKRFQVQYLLFRRFAPDQSPFGFCEETKLHSLQLLPVYQTDLGSSATACEETENERKLLSLFCFFSLPHVGYLYSIGKLVELISTYQYSEKSEQAVLTPQFLHVITSQSLQCFTVRCSAAAARDEDPYIDTTVKACPPVTLDVCTLRMQLFIGPRAICHFKNHIILLTKADTEDITERRKPTRRMLSRKADSIKSRTNSESEPGWNLYIINTVSTIQLYREMVDYSRTYENVKTESCIHLLSEAHLLVRAAIMDPHFLKSDEKDDLLRAFRESCAFLGDCYSRFDTKNYHLALPYYRMSGLSMTEVLKRLVSEGDEMQTYERGFIFYLTHSLNEDSNEELSKESGNKVLQIFYLTDPVQLPHILCSPCMRNVCPLTAVKYLQKVEKMMPSVVLTLTKAFLALKMGDLTMYEHEMDSYKETTLACGFIGQPRLLQQRKEGIVMPTEFAVHLKEMQPGLLVAATVALHENSKIELEEADTFFKMLCSSSENTIPQLLVDFWEALLLVSSQEEIVQELLLRVTSQYVWRISKKQLPETKPLKTTEDLINSCSHFGLIFPWVTSIMSVGCSSDKDYHEDISRLQSLLCSRSINIASALPVLEPLTEADNVGLTIRVLCNTHLGKYEEAIDQLLKRCPDAAVFYAQHELKGDNQALWWNKLLPELCKRARLTGNDCPVLISSLKETLSIVAMELELRDFLGLLPEDGTAAFFLPHLLHCSQRKLLT; encoded by the exons ATGGTGCAGCTTTACAACCTGCACCCTTTCGGGTCGCAGCGAgtagtgccctgcaagcaagaACCGGCGCACTTCTGCTGCGGCCAAGACGTGCTGTTCGTGGCCAGCACGGCGGCCAGCTGTAGGGTGGAGGTGTTCGCCGTGCGCGAACAGGGCCGCTGCGAGGCCCTGGGCTCCTTCGCCACGCTGGGTCCCGTGCTGCGCATGGCGCACAGCTCGGCAG GAGACTATCTGGTGACaattgaagaaaaaagcaaagcaacttTCCTAAGAGCATATATGAACTGGAGATGCATGTCTTCAGGGAGTGCTCGCGTGTGTGTTCGGATGGTTGGTCACAAGATGGAAGAGTCATACAGTGAAACCTTAAAAGAACAGATGTCAGTTGTTGAAATGCCACTTTCAGATCCTCCACTGTGCATTTCATGTTGTCCTGTGAATGGAGATCTTCTTGTGGGCTGCAAGAATAAACTAGTCATGTTCTGTTTGAAATACCTGGTCATAAACCAGAATTTGACTGTGTTAGATTTTGAACGCTCCTTAATTTTGCACACTGATAACCTCATTCCTGCTGAAGTTGCATTTTGTGCCAGACATATAGCTGTAACAACAGAGCTGGATGTTCTAATCCTGAAACTGGAACTGGTTCAGCAAAGTGCAGACAGGACAAAGCAATGTGCTCAGGGAGTCAGTGCACCAGAAAAGGCTGAGGATGGAG GTGTGAGAGATGAAAGTCCTTCAACACATACTTTACAGCTTGAATTAGATGAGTTCATCGTATGTCAGAAGCCAGTGGAACTGCTTGGGGAAGAAAGTAAGCTATGTGAGATACCCATCACACTGGAATCCACAGAGTTACCTACAGAAGACACAAAGCGCTTCCAAGTGCAGTATCTGCTTTTCAG ACGTTTTGCACCCGATCAGTCGCCTTTTGGGTTTTGTGAAGAGACAAAGTTGCACTCTCTTCAACTGCTTCCTGTATACCAGACAG ATCTAGGAAGTTCTGCAACAGCCTGTGAGGAAACTGAGAATGAGAGAAAACTTCTGAgtctcttttgctttttctctttaccTCATGTTGGATATCTCTACTCAATTGGGAAGTTAGTAGAACTAATTTCTACTTACCAATATTCGGAGAAGTCAGAGCAGGCAGTCCTCACTCCACAGTTCCTGCATGTCATTACAAG TCAGAGCCTGCAGTGCTTCACAGTGAGatgcagtgcagcagcagctcgtGATGAGGATCCATATATTGACACAACGGTGAAG GCTTGTCCACCTGTCACACTGGATGTCTGTACATTAAGAATGCAGCTTTTTATAGGACCAAGAGCTATCTGTCATTTCAAAAACCATATAATTCTTTTGACTAAGGCAGACACAGAAGATATTACTGAAAGAAGAAAGCCTACAAGAAGGATGCT TTCCAGAAAGGCTGACAGCATCAAATCCAGAACAAATTCTGAGTCAGAGCCTGGTTGGAATTTATATATTATAAACACCGTTTCAACAATTCAGCTTTACAGAGAAATG GTAGATTATAGTAGAACTTACGAAAATGTTAAAACTGAGAGCTGCATCCATCTTTTAAGTGAGGCTCACTTACTGGTCAGAGCAGCTATAATGGATCCTCATTTCCTTAAATCAGATGAGAAGGACGATCTTCTAAGAGCATTCAGAGAAAGTTGTGCCTTCTTAGGAGACTGCTATAGCAG GTTTGACACAAAGAATTACCACCTTGCTTTGCCATACTACAGAATGTCAGGTTTATCCATGACTGAAGTTTTAAAGAGACTAGTTTCAGAAGGTGATGAAATGCAGACATACGAGAGAGGATTTATATTTTACTTAACTCATTCTCTTAATGAAGACTCAAATGAAGAATTAAGTAAG GAATCAGGAAATAAAGTTCTCCAGATATTCTATCTCACGGACCCTGTGCAGCTGCCTCATATCCTTTGCAGTCCCTGCATGAGAAACGTATGTCCTTTGACAGCTGTGAAGTATCTTCAGAAAGTAGAAAAGATGATGCCATCAGTGGTCCTGACACTTACTAAGGCTTTCTTGGCTCTGAAAATGGGAGACCTGACAATGTATGAACATGAAATGGACTCCTATAAGGAG ACAACACTGGCTTGTGGCTTCATTGGGCAACCACGACTCCTGCAGCAGCGTAAGGAAGGAATTGTTATGCCAACTGAGTTTGCTGTTCACCTGAAGGAGATGCAGCCTGGTTTACTGGTGGCTGCCACTGTGGCTTTACATGAGAACAGTAAAATTGAACTAGAAGAAGCAGATACCTTTTTCAAG ATGTTGTGTAGTAGCAGTGAAAACACTATTCCCCAGCTCCTGGTGGATTTCTGGGAAGCTCTTCTTTTAGTGTCCTCTCAGGAAGAAATAGTTCAGGAGCTCCTATTGAGGGTTACTTCTCAGTATGTTTGGAGAATATCAAAGAAGCAACTTCCTGAGACTAAGCCATTGAAAACAACAGAGGATCTA ATAAACTCCTGTAGTCATTTTGGGTTGATTTTCCCATGGGTAACTTCCATAATGTCGGTGGGATGTTCGTCTGACAAAGATTACCATGAAGACATCTCAAGACTACAG TCTCTTTTATGTAGTCGGTCAATCAATATAGCTTCAGCCCTGCCTGTTTTGGAGCCCCTGACAGAGGCTGACAATGTCGGCCTCACCATCCGTGTTCTCTGCAATACCCATCTGGGCAAGTATGAGGAAGCTATTGATCAGCTTCTCAAAAGGTGTCCTGATGCAGCTGTGTTCTACGCTCAGCATGAGCTGAAAGGTGACAATCAG GCTCTGTGGTGGAACAAGCTGCTTCCTGAACTTTGCAAGAGAGCTAGACTTACTGGAAATGACTGCCCTGTTCTTATTTCATCACTCAAAG aaaCTTTATCAATTGTTGCAATGGAACTGGAGCTAAGGGATTTCCTCGGTCTTCTACCAGAGGATggaacagcagcattttttcTGCCACATCTTCTTCACTGCAGCCAGAGGAAGCTGCTGACCTAA
- the HPS3 gene encoding Hermansky-Pudlak syndrome 3 protein isoform X3, producing MVQLYNLHPFGSQRVVPCKQEPAHFCCGQDVLFVASTAASCRVEVFAVREQGRCEALGSFATLGPVLRMAHSSAGDYLVTIEEKSKATFLRAYMNWRCMSSGSARVCVRMVGHKMEESYSETLKEQMSVVEMPLSDPPLCISCCPVNGDLLVGCKNKLVMFCLKYLVINQNLTVLDFERSLILHTDNLIPAEVAFCARHIAVTTELDVLILKLELVQQSADRTKQCAQGVSAPEKAEDGGVRDESPSTHTLQLELDEFIVCQKPVELLGEESKLCEIPITLESTELPTEDTKRFQVQYLLFRRFAPDQSPFGFCEETKLHSLQLLPVYQTDLGSSATACEETENERKLLSLFCFFSLPHVGYLYSIGKLVELISTYQYSEKSEQAVLTPQFLHVITSQSLQCFTVRCSAAAARDEDPYIDTTVKACPPVTLDVCTLRMQLFIGPRAICHFKNHIILLTKADTEDITERRKPTRRMLSRKADSIKSRTNSESEPGWNLYIINTVSTIQLYREMVDYSRTYENVKTESCIHLLSEAHLLVRAAIMDPHFLKSDEKDDLLRAFRESCAFLGDCYSRFDTKNYHLALPYYRMSGLSMTEVLKRLVSEGDEMQTYERGFIFYLTHSLNEDSNEELSKESGNKVLQIFYLTDPVQLPHILCSPCMRNVCPLTAVKYLQKVEKMMPSVVLTLTKAFLALKMGDLTMYEHEMDSYKETTLACGFIGQPRLLQQRKEGIVMPTEFAVHLKEMQPGLLVAATVALHENSKIELEEADTFFKMLCSSSENTIPQLLVDFWEALLLVSSQEEIVQELLLRVTSQYVWRISKKQLPETKPLKTTEDLINSCSHFGLIFPWVTSIMSVGCSSDKDYHEDISRLQALWWNKLLPELCKRARLTGNDCPVLISSLKETLSIVAMELELRDFLGLLPEDGTAAFFLPHLLHCSQRKLLT from the exons ATGGTGCAGCTTTACAACCTGCACCCTTTCGGGTCGCAGCGAgtagtgccctgcaagcaagaACCGGCGCACTTCTGCTGCGGCCAAGACGTGCTGTTCGTGGCCAGCACGGCGGCCAGCTGTAGGGTGGAGGTGTTCGCCGTGCGCGAACAGGGCCGCTGCGAGGCCCTGGGCTCCTTCGCCACGCTGGGTCCCGTGCTGCGCATGGCGCACAGCTCGGCAG GAGACTATCTGGTGACaattgaagaaaaaagcaaagcaacttTCCTAAGAGCATATATGAACTGGAGATGCATGTCTTCAGGGAGTGCTCGCGTGTGTGTTCGGATGGTTGGTCACAAGATGGAAGAGTCATACAGTGAAACCTTAAAAGAACAGATGTCAGTTGTTGAAATGCCACTTTCAGATCCTCCACTGTGCATTTCATGTTGTCCTGTGAATGGAGATCTTCTTGTGGGCTGCAAGAATAAACTAGTCATGTTCTGTTTGAAATACCTGGTCATAAACCAGAATTTGACTGTGTTAGATTTTGAACGCTCCTTAATTTTGCACACTGATAACCTCATTCCTGCTGAAGTTGCATTTTGTGCCAGACATATAGCTGTAACAACAGAGCTGGATGTTCTAATCCTGAAACTGGAACTGGTTCAGCAAAGTGCAGACAGGACAAAGCAATGTGCTCAGGGAGTCAGTGCACCAGAAAAGGCTGAGGATGGAG GTGTGAGAGATGAAAGTCCTTCAACACATACTTTACAGCTTGAATTAGATGAGTTCATCGTATGTCAGAAGCCAGTGGAACTGCTTGGGGAAGAAAGTAAGCTATGTGAGATACCCATCACACTGGAATCCACAGAGTTACCTACAGAAGACACAAAGCGCTTCCAAGTGCAGTATCTGCTTTTCAG ACGTTTTGCACCCGATCAGTCGCCTTTTGGGTTTTGTGAAGAGACAAAGTTGCACTCTCTTCAACTGCTTCCTGTATACCAGACAG ATCTAGGAAGTTCTGCAACAGCCTGTGAGGAAACTGAGAATGAGAGAAAACTTCTGAgtctcttttgctttttctctttaccTCATGTTGGATATCTCTACTCAATTGGGAAGTTAGTAGAACTAATTTCTACTTACCAATATTCGGAGAAGTCAGAGCAGGCAGTCCTCACTCCACAGTTCCTGCATGTCATTACAAG TCAGAGCCTGCAGTGCTTCACAGTGAGatgcagtgcagcagcagctcgtGATGAGGATCCATATATTGACACAACGGTGAAG GCTTGTCCACCTGTCACACTGGATGTCTGTACATTAAGAATGCAGCTTTTTATAGGACCAAGAGCTATCTGTCATTTCAAAAACCATATAATTCTTTTGACTAAGGCAGACACAGAAGATATTACTGAAAGAAGAAAGCCTACAAGAAGGATGCT TTCCAGAAAGGCTGACAGCATCAAATCCAGAACAAATTCTGAGTCAGAGCCTGGTTGGAATTTATATATTATAAACACCGTTTCAACAATTCAGCTTTACAGAGAAATG GTAGATTATAGTAGAACTTACGAAAATGTTAAAACTGAGAGCTGCATCCATCTTTTAAGTGAGGCTCACTTACTGGTCAGAGCAGCTATAATGGATCCTCATTTCCTTAAATCAGATGAGAAGGACGATCTTCTAAGAGCATTCAGAGAAAGTTGTGCCTTCTTAGGAGACTGCTATAGCAG GTTTGACACAAAGAATTACCACCTTGCTTTGCCATACTACAGAATGTCAGGTTTATCCATGACTGAAGTTTTAAAGAGACTAGTTTCAGAAGGTGATGAAATGCAGACATACGAGAGAGGATTTATATTTTACTTAACTCATTCTCTTAATGAAGACTCAAATGAAGAATTAAGTAAG GAATCAGGAAATAAAGTTCTCCAGATATTCTATCTCACGGACCCTGTGCAGCTGCCTCATATCCTTTGCAGTCCCTGCATGAGAAACGTATGTCCTTTGACAGCTGTGAAGTATCTTCAGAAAGTAGAAAAGATGATGCCATCAGTGGTCCTGACACTTACTAAGGCTTTCTTGGCTCTGAAAATGGGAGACCTGACAATGTATGAACATGAAATGGACTCCTATAAGGAG ACAACACTGGCTTGTGGCTTCATTGGGCAACCACGACTCCTGCAGCAGCGTAAGGAAGGAATTGTTATGCCAACTGAGTTTGCTGTTCACCTGAAGGAGATGCAGCCTGGTTTACTGGTGGCTGCCACTGTGGCTTTACATGAGAACAGTAAAATTGAACTAGAAGAAGCAGATACCTTTTTCAAG ATGTTGTGTAGTAGCAGTGAAAACACTATTCCCCAGCTCCTGGTGGATTTCTGGGAAGCTCTTCTTTTAGTGTCCTCTCAGGAAGAAATAGTTCAGGAGCTCCTATTGAGGGTTACTTCTCAGTATGTTTGGAGAATATCAAAGAAGCAACTTCCTGAGACTAAGCCATTGAAAACAACAGAGGATCTA ATAAACTCCTGTAGTCATTTTGGGTTGATTTTCCCATGGGTAACTTCCATAATGTCGGTGGGATGTTCGTCTGACAAAGATTACCATGAAGACATCTCAAGACTACAG GCTCTGTGGTGGAACAAGCTGCTTCCTGAACTTTGCAAGAGAGCTAGACTTACTGGAAATGACTGCCCTGTTCTTATTTCATCACTCAAAG aaaCTTTATCAATTGTTGCAATGGAACTGGAGCTAAGGGATTTCCTCGGTCTTCTACCAGAGGATggaacagcagcattttttcTGCCACATCTTCTTCACTGCAGCCAGAGGAAGCTGCTGACCTAA
- the HPS3 gene encoding Hermansky-Pudlak syndrome 3 protein isoform X5 — MVQLYNLHPFGSQRVVPCKQEPAHFCCGQDVLFVASTAASCRVEVFAVREQGRCEALGSFATLGPVLRMAHSSAGDYLVTIEEKSKATFLRAYMNWRCMSSGSARVCVRMVGHKMEESYSETLKEQMSVVEMPLSDPPLCISCCPVNGDLLVGCKNKLVMFCLKYLVINQNLTVLDFERSLILHTDNLIPAEVAFCARHIAVTTELDVLILKLELVQQSADRTKQCAQGVSAPEKAEDGGVRDESPSTHTLQLELDEFIVCQKPVELLGEESKLCEIPITLESTELPTEDTKRFQVQYLLFRRFAPDQSPFGFCEETKLHSLQLLPVYQTDLGSSATACEETENERKLLSLFCFFSLPHVGYLYSIGKLVELISTYQYSEKSEQAVLTPQFLHVITSQSLQCFTVRCSAAAARDEDPYIDTTVKACPPVTLDVCTLRMQLFIGPRAICHFKNHIILLTKADTEDITERRKPTRRMLSRKADSIKSRTNSESEPGWNLYIINTVSTIQLYREMVDYSRTYENVKTESCIHLLSEAHLLVRAAIMDPHFLKSDEKDDLLRAFRESCAFLGDCYSRFDTKNYHLALPYYRMSGLSMTEVLKRLVSEGDEMQTYERGFIFYLTHSLNEDSNEELSKESGNKVLQIFYLTDPVQLPHILCSPCMRNVCPLTAVKYLQKVEKMMPSVVLTLTKAFLALKMGDLTMYEHEMDSYKEINSCSHFGLIFPWVTSIMSVGCSSDKDYHEDISRLQSLLCSRSINIASALPVLEPLTEADNVGLTIRVLCNTHLGKYEEAIDQLLKRCPDAAVFYAQHELKGDNQALWWNKLLPELCKRARLTGNDCPVLISSLKETLSIVAMELELRDFLGLLPEDGTAAFFLPHLLHCSQRKLLT, encoded by the exons ATGGTGCAGCTTTACAACCTGCACCCTTTCGGGTCGCAGCGAgtagtgccctgcaagcaagaACCGGCGCACTTCTGCTGCGGCCAAGACGTGCTGTTCGTGGCCAGCACGGCGGCCAGCTGTAGGGTGGAGGTGTTCGCCGTGCGCGAACAGGGCCGCTGCGAGGCCCTGGGCTCCTTCGCCACGCTGGGTCCCGTGCTGCGCATGGCGCACAGCTCGGCAG GAGACTATCTGGTGACaattgaagaaaaaagcaaagcaacttTCCTAAGAGCATATATGAACTGGAGATGCATGTCTTCAGGGAGTGCTCGCGTGTGTGTTCGGATGGTTGGTCACAAGATGGAAGAGTCATACAGTGAAACCTTAAAAGAACAGATGTCAGTTGTTGAAATGCCACTTTCAGATCCTCCACTGTGCATTTCATGTTGTCCTGTGAATGGAGATCTTCTTGTGGGCTGCAAGAATAAACTAGTCATGTTCTGTTTGAAATACCTGGTCATAAACCAGAATTTGACTGTGTTAGATTTTGAACGCTCCTTAATTTTGCACACTGATAACCTCATTCCTGCTGAAGTTGCATTTTGTGCCAGACATATAGCTGTAACAACAGAGCTGGATGTTCTAATCCTGAAACTGGAACTGGTTCAGCAAAGTGCAGACAGGACAAAGCAATGTGCTCAGGGAGTCAGTGCACCAGAAAAGGCTGAGGATGGAG GTGTGAGAGATGAAAGTCCTTCAACACATACTTTACAGCTTGAATTAGATGAGTTCATCGTATGTCAGAAGCCAGTGGAACTGCTTGGGGAAGAAAGTAAGCTATGTGAGATACCCATCACACTGGAATCCACAGAGTTACCTACAGAAGACACAAAGCGCTTCCAAGTGCAGTATCTGCTTTTCAG ACGTTTTGCACCCGATCAGTCGCCTTTTGGGTTTTGTGAAGAGACAAAGTTGCACTCTCTTCAACTGCTTCCTGTATACCAGACAG ATCTAGGAAGTTCTGCAACAGCCTGTGAGGAAACTGAGAATGAGAGAAAACTTCTGAgtctcttttgctttttctctttaccTCATGTTGGATATCTCTACTCAATTGGGAAGTTAGTAGAACTAATTTCTACTTACCAATATTCGGAGAAGTCAGAGCAGGCAGTCCTCACTCCACAGTTCCTGCATGTCATTACAAG TCAGAGCCTGCAGTGCTTCACAGTGAGatgcagtgcagcagcagctcgtGATGAGGATCCATATATTGACACAACGGTGAAG GCTTGTCCACCTGTCACACTGGATGTCTGTACATTAAGAATGCAGCTTTTTATAGGACCAAGAGCTATCTGTCATTTCAAAAACCATATAATTCTTTTGACTAAGGCAGACACAGAAGATATTACTGAAAGAAGAAAGCCTACAAGAAGGATGCT TTCCAGAAAGGCTGACAGCATCAAATCCAGAACAAATTCTGAGTCAGAGCCTGGTTGGAATTTATATATTATAAACACCGTTTCAACAATTCAGCTTTACAGAGAAATG GTAGATTATAGTAGAACTTACGAAAATGTTAAAACTGAGAGCTGCATCCATCTTTTAAGTGAGGCTCACTTACTGGTCAGAGCAGCTATAATGGATCCTCATTTCCTTAAATCAGATGAGAAGGACGATCTTCTAAGAGCATTCAGAGAAAGTTGTGCCTTCTTAGGAGACTGCTATAGCAG GTTTGACACAAAGAATTACCACCTTGCTTTGCCATACTACAGAATGTCAGGTTTATCCATGACTGAAGTTTTAAAGAGACTAGTTTCAGAAGGTGATGAAATGCAGACATACGAGAGAGGATTTATATTTTACTTAACTCATTCTCTTAATGAAGACTCAAATGAAGAATTAAGTAAG GAATCAGGAAATAAAGTTCTCCAGATATTCTATCTCACGGACCCTGTGCAGCTGCCTCATATCCTTTGCAGTCCCTGCATGAGAAACGTATGTCCTTTGACAGCTGTGAAGTATCTTCAGAAAGTAGAAAAGATGATGCCATCAGTGGTCCTGACACTTACTAAGGCTTTCTTGGCTCTGAAAATGGGAGACCTGACAATGTATGAACATGAAATGGACTCCTATAAGGAG ATAAACTCCTGTAGTCATTTTGGGTTGATTTTCCCATGGGTAACTTCCATAATGTCGGTGGGATGTTCGTCTGACAAAGATTACCATGAAGACATCTCAAGACTACAG TCTCTTTTATGTAGTCGGTCAATCAATATAGCTTCAGCCCTGCCTGTTTTGGAGCCCCTGACAGAGGCTGACAATGTCGGCCTCACCATCCGTGTTCTCTGCAATACCCATCTGGGCAAGTATGAGGAAGCTATTGATCAGCTTCTCAAAAGGTGTCCTGATGCAGCTGTGTTCTACGCTCAGCATGAGCTGAAAGGTGACAATCAG GCTCTGTGGTGGAACAAGCTGCTTCCTGAACTTTGCAAGAGAGCTAGACTTACTGGAAATGACTGCCCTGTTCTTATTTCATCACTCAAAG aaaCTTTATCAATTGTTGCAATGGAACTGGAGCTAAGGGATTTCCTCGGTCTTCTACCAGAGGATggaacagcagcattttttcTGCCACATCTTCTTCACTGCAGCCAGAGGAAGCTGCTGACCTAA